The Pseudomonas sp. SCA2728.1_7 DNA segment ATAGCGGTATGTCAGACAAGACTTACTTGAATGACACACCGCTATCGCGAGCAGGCTCGCTCCCACAAGGGTTCGGGTGCAGATTCAATTCCCCGGCCGATGCGTTAAACTCCCGCCCATTGCTGTCTGGAGTTTCTTATGCGCGAAGAGTTGAACCAAGGCCTGATCGACTTTCTCAAGGCCTCCCCTACCCCGTTCCACGCCACCGCCAGTCTGGTGCAGCGTCTGGAGGCTGCCGGTTATATGCGCCTCGACGAGCGCGAGCCATGGACCACCGAGCCGAACGGCCGCTATTACGTCACCCGCAACGACTCCTCGATTGTCGCGATCAAAATGGGCCGCACTTCGCCACTGCACGGCGGCATCCGCCTGGTCGGTGCGCACACCGACAGCCCGTGCCTGCGGGTCAAGCCGCAACCGGAGCTGCAGCGTCAGGGCTTCTGGCAACTGGGCGTTGAAGTTTACGGCGGCGCGCTGCTGGCACCGTGGTTCGACCGTGATCTGTCGCTGGCCGGCCGCGTAACCTTCCGCCGCGACGGCAAAGTCGAAAGCCAATTGATCGACTTCAAGGCACCGATCGCCATCATTCCGAACCTGGCCATTCACCTCAACCGTGAAGCCAATCAGGGCTGGGCGATCAACGCGCAGACCGAACTGCCGCCGATCCTCGCGCAATTCGCCGGTGACGAGCGTGTCGATTTCCGCGCCGTGCTCACCGATCAACTGGCCCGCGAACATGGCTTGAACGCCGACGTCGTACTCGATTACGAGCTGAGCTTCTACGACACGCAAAGCGCTGCAGTCATCGGCCTGAATGGCGACTTCATTGCCGGCGCGCGCCTCGACAACCTGTTGTCGTGCTACGCCGGTCTGCAAGCCTTGCTCACCGCCGAAACCGACGAAACCTGCGTACTGGTGTGCAACGACCACGAAGAAGTCGGTTCCTGCTCGGCCTGCGGTGCCGACGGCCCGATGCTCGAACAGACCCTGCGCCGTCTGCTGCCGGAAGGTGACGAATTCGTCCGCACCATCCAGAAATCCCTGCTGGTCTCGGCCGACAACGCCCACGGCGTGCACCCCAACTACGCAGAAAAGCACGACGCCAACCACGGCCCGAAACTCAACGCCGGCCCGGTGATCAAGGTCAACAGCAACCAGCGCTACGCCACCAACAGCGAAACCGCCGGGTTCTTCCGCCATCTGTGCATGGCCGAAGAAGTGCCGGTACAGAGCTTCGTGGTGCGCAGCGACATGGGTTGCGGCTCGACCATAGGCCCGATCACCGCCAGCCACCTCG contains these protein-coding regions:
- a CDS encoding M18 family aminopeptidase, which encodes MREELNQGLIDFLKASPTPFHATASLVQRLEAAGYMRLDEREPWTTEPNGRYYVTRNDSSIVAIKMGRTSPLHGGIRLVGAHTDSPCLRVKPQPELQRQGFWQLGVEVYGGALLAPWFDRDLSLAGRVTFRRDGKVESQLIDFKAPIAIIPNLAIHLNREANQGWAINAQTELPPILAQFAGDERVDFRAVLTDQLAREHGLNADVVLDYELSFYDTQSAAVIGLNGDFIAGARLDNLLSCYAGLQALLTAETDETCVLVCNDHEEVGSCSACGADGPMLEQTLRRLLPEGDEFVRTIQKSLLVSADNAHGVHPNYAEKHDANHGPKLNAGPVIKVNSNQRYATNSETAGFFRHLCMAEEVPVQSFVVRSDMGCGSTIGPITASHLGVRTVDIGLPTFAMHSIRELCGSHDLAHLVKVLSAFYACRELP